The Vigna unguiculata cultivar IT97K-499-35 unplaced genomic scaffold, ASM411807v1 contig_100, whole genome shotgun sequence sequence ATAAAAGCAGATATCAGTCAACTAAAGGACCAAGTAGGTCAAATCTTGGAAGCCTTGAAGTCCTTAAAGGCCTCAGGAGAAGCTTCATCAGCAAAGGGTGAGAAAAGCACTCACGACGCTCATATTGCTTTTCCAACGTACGGATTGCCATCAAGTTACACCCCACCTGTTGGAGATTATTCAGAGGCTGAACATGCTTCCTTCTCATTCCCAATCAATACTCCAAGGAATGAAGGGACTACCTTTGCAGAACGACGAGTGACTGTAATACCTAAGCCTTTAAACACAACTGTCGATGATGACTCTTTGGGCAAGATTACACCACACCCTACTATGCAAGTTGAATCCGTTGATGTTGAGGGAACCAAAACTAAGTTGGAAATTTTAGAAGAACGACTACGAGCTATTGAGGGAGGTGGAAACTATGGGTTTGGCGATATTGCCGGTTTAAGCCTAGTTCGTGATGTCAAAATACCTCACAAGTTTAAAGTTCCGGAGTTTGAAAAGTACCAGGGTACCACATGCCCTAGAAGCCATCTAACCATGTATTGTCGAAAGATGGCTGCCTATGCTTATGATGACAAATTGCTAATCCATTTCTTCCAAGATAGTTTGGCTGGGGTAGCATTGAATTAGTATACACACTTGGAAGCATCTCACATTCGTTCTTGGATGGATTTGGTAGACGCCTTTTTGAAACAGTACAAGTATAACATGGATATTGCGCCAGATCGGTTGCAATTACAAAACATGGCCAAAAGGGATGTTGAATCATTTAAGGAGTATGCACAACGATGGAGAGAGCTTGCTGCTCAGGTGGAGCCTCCTCTTCATGATAAGGAAATGGTGGCAATGTTTGTGAGCACGTTACAACCACTATTCTATGAACACATGGTAAGGAACGTATCTTCAATTTTCGCTGATATCATCATCATAGGTGAAAGGATAGAGATTGGgctaaaaaatggaaaattacATATAGCCCGCTTGCGACTACAACTCCTAAAAAGCCCGATTTCAGTCTTGGGAAGAAGATGGAAGTAGAGGTACACGCAACATCAACAATACCTAGGTGGGAAAATCAGACTCCCGCTTACCAAGCACAATCTCCACAGCAGGGATCCTATCAATCACAACACGCCTCAAATAATACTTGGAAAACTGAGGCTAACACAAATCCCAACCAGTCTTTGGGGCAAATCACTAGTCCTAGAAGGAATcaagaaaagaattatattcatttcaCTCCTATTCCTGTGACTTACACGGAGTTATTGTCGGATCTACTCCGTAATGCTTTGGTAGCTATCTGCCCGATGAAGCCTTTGGAGCCACCATACCCTAAGTTTTTTGATGTAAATGCCACATGTGATTATCACGGGGGAGCCATTGGTCACTCTACTGAGAAATGTTTGTCTTACAAACACAAAGTGCAAGCTTTAATCGACTCAGGGtggttaaaatttcaagagaatAAACCCAACATTAAGGTCAATCCCCTCTCTAGGCATGATAATGCTTCAATAAATGCTATTGATGTCGAGGGACACCAGTTGGTGAAGAATGTGAGCAAAATTAAGAGTTCACGAAGGTTTATTTTTGAGACACTACTAACAGTAGGATTATTGGAAGGTGAATATAACTTAAGGGATGCATGCGGGTTCCATCCAGGTGCTGAACATTCCATCAAGGCATGCAAAAAGTTCgaaaattttctacaaaatttgatcGACAAGAACTTCGTGCAAGTATGTTGTGGGGACAAAGATGACAAGAGGAGGCTGGTAGAAGAAAAGAATGAGCTAGGCCTGGCTCGCATAGAAGGACGAGAACGAAAAAAAGGGAAGATTTGCATCAGTGACATCAAAGAGAGCTTCCGCAGTGTTAGATGGATTAACACTTGTCAGATATCACCCATCGAGGATGGAAATGGATTGGAAAGCTTAGACATTGTGCAGTCGTGTCCTCCAGACATATAGTTGAACAATTGAGAGATAACGAATTACCCgtgatgtttaatttgaagaaaatgtaattCTTTTAGTTTATCGTTTTGCTTTACCCGGAGGGACTTTACGAGAtgacttacttttttttatgcttagtgtgacaatacaaaacatttataatttgtttttgatcgttttcgacttttttttttcgttttataaacttaaatgatgcaaatatgatgatgaatgttttaaaaatattaatgtcgaTATTCCTGATTTTGAGCACTCTATTGACAATATGGAAGATGATAATGAGGATGACTGAGAACCTTCTCCTTTTTGTCAGAAGATGAATGGGGCAGTTTGTgctactaataaaaatataaagaagattatGCAAAAGATGGTGGTCATGTACAAGGATTGGCATGAGATGCTTCCTGTTGCATTGCATGGATATCGTACGTCAGTATGTACTTCAACTGGGGCAACACCTTTCTATCTAGTATATGGAATGGAAGCAAGTAGTACAACTCTTTGAGGTGGAAATCTCATCCTTGCGAGTATTAATGGAAACCCAATCAGAAGAGGCAGAATGAGTTCAATCCAGACTTGACCAACTTAACCTCATTGTGGAAAAAAGGTTAACTACGGTGTGTCACGGACAATTATaccaaagaagaatgaaaaaaaacatttgGCAAAAAGGTGCATCTTAGAGAGTTCCATGAAGGCGatctagtttttaaaaaaatcttaccTATACAAAAGGACCATAGAGGCAAATGGACTCCAACTTATGAAGGCCCGTATGTAGTGAAGAAAGCATTCTCTAGTGGGGCACTAATTCTCATAAGGATGGATGGGGAGGAGTTACCGTTGCCAGTCAACTCTGATGCGGTTAAAAATTTTTATGCATGATGATTCCATAATAGAGGATGCAACTAAGGATATCGACAttgttttcaagatttttgtatttcgttttatttgataaaaaatatatcatttgggTTTTCATAAATGTGTTGTAAAAGTGTCACACTGAGctagtaattaaaaatatttggtaaaaatgtatatttgtgTAAAGAAAACATCACGGGTATATTCGCTAGATGCATACTAGCTCCTAAAGGGTGTCGTGGTGGCCAAAAGAAatacaatgtaaatataaaaaaaaaacgaggaaaagaaaaggaaaggaagGAAAAGTGCGGGTTTTATGCATCCATGCGTTCTTGCACCCTCATCACATCATATAccttttttatcatcaaaacaTATGTTGAAAAGTTCGAAAAGGAAAATAAGGGCCCATAGGGGCAGATTTTCAGTTGGGCTCactttacttcttttttaaaaggCATTCACGTTGTGTTTGTCTACGTTTAAATCGATGTTCAGGTTCTCCTTTAGacgtagaccctctcctcgggattggtctaatcttttcaaaaagaaatcatatttgcaaaaagtttatgtttttggatcgaggccctctacgtggtaatggtctCCGAACCTTTATATGTAGACCCTCTCCttgggattggtctaatctttgtcaaaaaaaataatatttgcaaagagtttatgtttttggattgaggccctctacgtggtaatggtctccgaatcctttagatgtagaccctctccttgggattggtctaatctttttcaaaaaaaatcatatttgcaAAGAGTATACGGTTTTGGATCGAGGCCCTCTATGTGGTAATGGTCGCCGAATCCTTTAGATGTATACCCTCTCCtcaggattggtctaatcttttaaaagaaaattatattggCAAAAAGTATATCGgggccctctacgtggtaatggtcaccgaatcctgtagatatagaccctctcctcgggattggtctattttttctcaaaaagttTAGTTTGCAAAAAGTTTATGACTTTCTGGATTAAGGCtctctacgtggtaatggtcaTTGAATCCTTTGGAAGTGTGGTTGTCGGTTTGTGACCTTTGATTTCATGTTTCAcctttgtttcttttgaaaccGGACGAAATTAgtgtctttatctttacttatatttctttgagaatatgaaaatgtaaaattctcatattatcaagcaaaatctaagtaaagaggggcagctgtcaacacccaatttcgtccggctaaataaataatagaataaataataataatttgtttttttcagaaaaaggtaaaaaaaataataataaaaaataaataaaaataaataagttttctctttggttttttttgctttgtctaaataataataataacagaataataataataataataataataataataataaataaaataaaagaaaaaaaaactttgttttaatcttgtatgtattttcttttgaggctttgtttctattttagcccAAAATGCTTTATATACCCACACCGTTCTTCTTGCAACTAACGGCAGCCCAACATTTAATTTTCGCACCCCCACTCTATGCTTTGTCGTTTATGCTCCAGATTAAgaagttagtctaataattagaaacagaatatgttctaatatttagaattatttactctgattttgtgctctgattttatgacaccttTTTTCTAGATagagaaatattaatataattcaaaacaatatctcttttactaattaaaattaattttgctgatcacgtttgattttgtgctctgttttttatatgatttgattctcattttgtaataattttaagacCAGTTCTTGCCTTTTAAAACTCGTTGTAATTAAAGCAGACCTTTATTACGAGATTAtattagatttataatgttgtgtatataaactcatcagaaaaagaagaagaggggaattattttttctctcaaaaatTTCTAGAGCCCTCTCTCACTCTAAGCACACATTCTCTTTTAACCCTCACACATACAAAAACCCACTCACTATCAATCGCCACCCCCACATGCTTCTTAGTGTTCCAACGCAACTATTGTAAGTCTGACCTCCCGTCCAGGTtcgcaaaattaatttttttattgtgtcatGCAATATTTCTCGAGATGTGTTTTTTatcttggttgaatttgatgttttcagtgtttcttttgatataaaaaaaacattactgtcaTGCTTTTTGgggttcattagttttataattaaggttttgtTGATTGCTTTGGGTTGTGAACATTGTTGCATGAATAACTGAGAGATATCATGTTTTGacattgtatgaatatgttgtgccatattttttcatgttaagggttgtaaactttttcatattaaaataatatgtttaatcctaaacgttatttcttaatcttttatttatttatttttctaatgttttcataaattgtggatacgaaatagtcaaattttgttaggtatCAATGTCTTATTTCGAAAGTTTTAAAAGGAagtaatacaaataaataatttaaatacccttttaacttttaaaatgtataagtgctcgtgtgaccgctcgcgtcgacttagtacttaataccttcgcttttctataagattgctaaaaaaatacaaaattttcaaatattaaaaaagagtgatatcaacatcttcgaacaaattcttttcaaaaagtctttttcataaagaactacgtgaccctgattctccattatgattggagatacgtaggagcaaggactaatccttgtcgggcccaaaaaacaaaaaaatcttttttgtttccttgtttttctttgtcatctttatttatttatttatttatttttattattgttaatttattaatttattaatttttattttgttttatttatttatattttatttatttatttattttatttctttttttttaaataaatatttaaaggagaccacatcaatttgtattttaatcaAAGGTACCGTCGTAAGGAtgggcgttgtagggtgctaacaccttccctacgcgtaattaACTCCCGTACCCCCAATCTCTGTTTTCgtagaccttgctcttttttatggttttccatagtttcctataatagctatggtggcgactccaaaacctctttttacaaaaaaattatttttttgcttcgtcatcccgtcgcgatttcggtcgTGACAGAATGGAACTGAACaagggtggccttcgattaaacaacttgtactctactaccttttccataatctttttctttacttccttttcttttcattcaatttcccttccttctgaagtttatatttcttctttttcaattgtttctttttctattttctccatcAATGtttgttgatccttcttggcttgtcttggtgtcataaatttcaacttcatttcatgtccctcatgcctcaaataaagagaacattcatcaacattgagtgtttgaaaatgaagccatacccatctcaaaagaatatgacaagagttcgtgggagtaatatcacataatacttctttcacacattgtcctgtactgaatttgatctttgcttgattcggatgaaagcttgttggtaactagagtttctccaccagtctttggcttacaatattgttgtcgctgtcgtaaacgaatgcaactaatcatgggtggccttcgattaaacaccttgctctctactaccttttccataatctttttctttacttccttttctttttcttcaatttcccatccttctgcagtttatatttcttctttttcaaatctttctttttctattttccccttcaacgtatgttgatccttctttgcttgtcttggtgtcataaatttcaacttcatttcatgtccctcatgcctcaaataaagggaacatccattaagattgagcgttttaaaatgaagccatgcccatctcaaaagaagatgacaagagtttgtgggagcattatcacataatacttctttcacacattgtcccgtactgaatttgatccttgcttgattgaaatgaaaggttgttggtaactggtgtttctccaccaatctttggcttacaacattgttgtccctttcgtaaacgaatgcaactaaacatgggtggccttcgatgaaacaccttatttctctacttccttttccatcatctttatctttacttacttttctttttcttcaatttcccttccttctgaagtttatatttcttccttttctattctttctttttctattttctccttcagcctatgttgatccttactggcttgtcttggtgtcataaatttcaacttcatttcatgtccctcacgcctcaaataaagggaacgttcatcaagattgagcattttaaaatgaagccatgcccatctcaaatgAAGATGACtggagttcgtgggagcaatatcacataatacttctttcacacattgtcatgtaccgaatttgatccttgcttgattcagatgaaagcttgttggtaactggagtttctccaacaatctttggcttacaacattattgtcactttcgtaaacgaatggaactgaacatgggtggccttcgattaaacaacttgtactctactaccttttccaaaatctttttctttacttccttttcttttcattcaatttcccttccttctgaagtttatatttcttctttttcaattctttctttttctattttctccatcaacgtatgttgatccttcttggcttgtcttggtgtcataaatttcaacttcatttcatgtccctcatgcctcaaataaagagaacattcatcaacattgagcgtttgaaaatgaagccatacccatctcaaaagaatatgacaagagttcgtggtagtaatatcaaataattcttctttcacacattgtcctgtaccgaatttgatccttgcttgattcggatgaaagcttgttggtaactagagtttctccaccaatctttggcttacaatattgttgtcgctttcgtaaacgaatgcaactaaacatgggtggccttcgattaaacaccttgttctctactaccttttccataatctttttctttacttccttttctttttcttcaatttcccatccttctgcagtttatatttcttctttttcaattctttctttttctattttctccttcaacgtattttgatccttcttggcttgtcttggtgtcataaatttcaacttcatttcatgtccctcatgcctcaaataaagggaacgttcatcaagattgggCATTTTataatgaagccatgcccatctcaaaagaatatgacaagagtttgtgggagtaatatcacattatacttctttcacatattgtcccgtactgaatttgatccttgcttgattcgaatgaaaacttgttggtaactggagtttctccaccaatctttggcttacaacattgttgtcgctttcgtaaactaatgcaactaaacatgggtagccttcgatgaaacaccttatttctctacttcgttttccatcatctttatctcttCTTACTTTTCGTTTTGttcaatttcccttctttctacagtttatatttgttctttttctattctttctttttctattttctccttcagcctatgttgatccataCTAGCTTGTCTacgtgtcataaatttcaacttcatttcatgtccctcattcctcaaataaaaggaacgttcatcaagattgagcgttttaaaatgaagccttGCCCATctcaaatgaagatgacaagagttcgtgggagcaatatcacataatacttctttcacacattgtcatgtaccgaatttgatccttgcttgattcagatgaaagcttgttggtaactggagtttctccaacaatctttggcttacaacattattgtcactttcgtaaacgaatggaactgaacatgggtggccttcgattaaacaacttgtactctactaccttttccaaaatctttttctttacttccttttcttttcattcaatttcccttccttctgaagtttatatttcttctttttcaattctttctttttctattttctccatcaacgtatgttgatccttcttggcttgtcttggtgtcataaatttcaacttcaattcatgtccctcatgcctcaaataaagagaacattcatcaacattgagcgtttgaaaatgaagccatacccatctcaaaagaatatgacaagagttcgtggtagtaatatcaaataattcttctttcacacattgtcctgtactgaatttgatccttgcttgattcggatgaaagcttgttggtaactagagtttctccaccaatctttggcttacaatattgttgtcgctttcgtaaacgaatgcaactaaacatgggtggccttcgattaaacaccttgttctctactaccttttccataatctttttctttacttccttttctttttcttcaatttcccatccttctgcagtttatatttcttctttttcaattctttctttttctattttctccttcaacgtattttgatccttcttggcttgtcttggtgtcataaatttcaacttcatttcatgtccctcatgcctcaaataaagggaacgttcatcaagattgggCATTTTataatgaagccatgcccatctcaaaagaatatgacaagagtttgtgggagtaatatcacataatacttctttcacacattgtcccgtactgaatttgatccttgcttgattcgaatgaaaacttgttggtaactggagtttctccaccaatctttggcttacaacattgttgtcgctttcgtaaactaatgcaactaaacatgggtggccttcgatgaaacaccttatttctctacttcgttttccatcatctttatctcttCTTACTTTTCGTTTTGttcaatttcccttctttctacagtttatatttgttctttttctattctttctttttctattttctccttcagcctatgttgatccataCTAGCTTTGTCTacgtgtcataaatttcaacttcatttcatgtccctcattcctcaaataaaaggaacgttcatcaagattgagcgttttaaaatgaagccttGCCCATctcaaatgaagatgacaagagttcgtgggagcaatatcacataatacttctttcacacattgtcatgtaccgaatttgatccttgcttgattcagatgaaagcttgttggtaactggagtttctccaacaatctttggcttacaacattattgtcactttcgtaaacgaatggaactgaacatgggtggccttcgattaaacaacttgtactctactaccttttccaaaatctttttctttacttccttttcttttcattcaatttcccttctttctgaagtttatatttcttctttttcaattctttctttttctattttctccatcaacgtatgttgatccttcttggcttgtcttggtgtcataaatttcaacttcatttcatgtccctcatgcctcaaataaaggaacattcatcaacattgagcgtttgaaaatgaagccatacccatctcaaaagaatatgacaagagttcgtggtagtaatatcaaataattcttctttcacacattgtcctgtaccgaatttgatccttgcttgattcggatgaaagcttgttggtaactagagtttctccaccaatctttggcttacaatattgttgtcgctttcgtaaacgaatgcaactaaacatgggtggccttcgattaaacaccttgttctctactaccttttccataatctttttctttacttcctttcctttttcttcaatttcccttccttctgcagtttatatttcttctttttcaattctttctttttctattttctccttcaacgtattttgatccttcttggcttgtcttggtgtcataaatttcaacttcatttcatgtccctcatgcctcaaataaagggaacgttcatcaagattgggCATTTTataatgaagccatgcccatctcaaaagaatatgacaagagtttgtgggagtaatatcacataatacttctttcacacattgtcccgtactgaatttgatccttgcttgattcgaatgaaaacttgttggtaactggagtttctccaccaatctttggcttacaacattgttgtcgctttcgtaaactaatgcaactaaacatgggtggccttcgatgaaacaccttatttctctacttcgttttccatcatctttatctcttCTTACTTTTCGTTTTGttcaatttcccttctttctacagtttatatttgttctttttctattctttctttttctattttctccttcagcctatgttgatccataCTAGCTTTGTCTacgtgtcataaatttcaacttcatttcatgtccctcattcctcaaataaaaggaacgttcatcaagattgagcgttttaaaatgaagccttgctcatctcaaaagaagatgacaagagtttgtgggagcaatatcacatcatacttctttcacacattttcccgtactgaatttgatccttgcttgattcaaatgaaaggttgttggtaactagtgtttctccaccaatctttggcttacaacattgttgtccctttcgtaaacgaatgcaactaaacatgggtggccttcgatgaaacacgttatttctctacttccttttccatcatctttatctttacttccatttctttttcttcaatttcccttccttctgaagtttatatttcttccttttccattctttctttttctattttctccttcagcctatgttgatccttactggcttgtcttggtgtcataaatttcaacttcatttcatgtccctcacgcctcaaataaagggaacgttcatcaagattgagcattttaaaatgaagccatgcccatctcaaatgaagatgacaaggttcgtcggagtaatatcacataatacttctttcacacattgtcatgtaccgaatttgatccttgcttgattcggatgaaagcttgttggtaactggagtttctccaccaatctttggcacacaacattattgtcgctttcgtaaacgaatggaactgaacatgggtggccttcgattaaacaacttgtactctactaccttttccataatctttttctttacttcattttcttttcattcaatttcccttccttttgaagtttatatttcttcttttccaattctttctttttctcttttctccttcaacgtgtgttgatccttcttggcttatcttggtgtcataaatttcaacttcatttcatgtccctcatgccttaaataaagggaacattcatcaacattgagcattttaaaatgaagccatacccatcacaaaagaatatgacaagagttcgtgggagtaatatcacataacacttctttcacacattgtcatgtaccgaatttgatccttgcttgattcggatgaaagcttgttggtaactagagtttctccaccaatcttaggcttacaacattgttgtcgctttcgtaaacgaatgcaacttaacatgggtggccttccaTTAAACACCttctttctctacttccttttcatcatctttatctttacttccatttctttttcttcaatttcccttccttctgttgtttatatttcttctttttcaattcttttttttctattttctccttcaacgtatgttgatccttcttggtttgtcttggtgtcataaatttgaacttcatttcatgtccctcatgcctcaaacaaagagaacgttcatcaagattgagcattttaaaatgaagccatgcccatctcaaatgaagatgacaagagttcgtgggagcaatatcacataatacttctttcacacattgtcccgtactgaatttgatccttgcttgattcgaatgaaagcttgttggtaactggagtttctccactaatctttggcttacaacattgttgtcgctttcgtaaacgaatggaactgaacatgggtggccttcgattaaacaccttgttctctactaccttttccataatctttttctttacttccttttctttttattcaatttcccttccttctgaagtttatagttcttcttttctattctttctttttctattttctcattcagcctatgttgatccttactggcttgtcttggtgtcataaatttcaacttcatttcatgtccctcacgcctcaaataaagggaacgttcatcaagattgagcattttaaaatgaactcatgcccatctcaaatgaagatgacaagagttcgtgggagcaa is a genomic window containing:
- the LOC114171112 gene encoding uncharacterized protein LOC114171112, with product MEDWETAQETIKADISQLKDQVGQILEALKSLKASGEASSAKGEKSTHDAHIAFPTYGLPSSYTPPVGDYSEAEHASFSFPINTPRNEGTTFAERRVTVIPKPLNTTVDDDSLGKITPHPTMQVESVDVEGTKTKLEILEERLRAIEGGGNYGFGDIAGLSLVRDVKIPHKFKVPEFEKYQGTTCPRSHLTMYCRKMAAYAYDDKLLIHFFQDSLAGVALN